A part of Drosophila bipectinata strain 14024-0381.07 chromosome 3L, DbipHiC1v2, whole genome shotgun sequence genomic DNA contains:
- the LOC108126383 gene encoding uncharacterized protein isoform X2, whose product MSSSSPPLCQDMLHQKKIAEGDGQLTLYNIPTQLEKTFTAEIVFGNRNIYPEPKAESYRLQYYNRPSEIGAIIVAFVESFRLNPDFWTGATMDGILKRGVKLTKKSASLNYKSEENDFDIITQVAEREASVEIKIHFSGLLKNEPNMFKALSLFFSKYNACIFTSRDLFLLIWKRCLNSYYIFDPNGRDDHCERDFEDGKCSLMATRYTEHLVHLITKFSDLKPNDEFNIFEISLSQYGKLKEPKIKAAENEEYHKLWAVVNENFAVKTAASGGIHQPISGNEKNASLVVSLIALIYAEFELAKLWKPDTVDDIIRYGVAYYKTLRKKFRLDGKRWKNKKPHLNVVDLPEMFLMGAFKATVRKHPFMINGHVADCKNYLESQLTMALHQLFNMPQWPAALLQIDNSVLALWRDREFFYVFDPFRRNRIGLVVDPDDYTIKGLAVLQIHSTFDSFVRVIYMNALKMRRGGKFFIHGIRTGCIRPLQVMTPQTNRFPALQMGLPTFTDEPPPPELRQKKSIESIPEEERFPTVEEKEMVDDLINMIINNIIKELPEPQPKRPGLYKPAQQVLLRSDQENLRALRLKIKRGYELGQEEEDEKVVLTVEEEVALKSNFKALPDGSWIIVGTTQLPQLDEEMAKLGGLLAGLVALAVSSKYKLSTWNSELIEFALESANSFGDDYQNYEYILACLLAKKLPDIAIGESNFSLEVKKVVKSSIMVPLRQVLVDLLSDGNRLLLVCQRFSCVIFKRYNFVYMFIGFPCNAIGYRKGGSGPACLLRFVELDALIKRIEFGCNPQGCSVMNFIVASIQMVDNNIHGRFRPYGKAEDDKDVKLETARQKKIKEARLEKMRYIDEELKKENERIQMFLKAKQDHLDRKAGKKPKPEYRDTGIDEGEGEEGLDEEPDMEGEEEEAEGEEEVELKHRPGKKLPKELRKPYKPRPILFGYRMREKDCNFKIQGSQALEGREEGSFKEIKPCYFASALAIVSCSLRPLNQWNSYRIDRVITNAKAIASRVCELESVFERVVRHVTIDDYEFDIWIRCFEPAGMWVPTPMKKAGSPEAGLTIFKKKFGKLLNVRKYMILFTPNGSYAIYHDEFFHVFDPYGSMEKPGGDEEEEDDDGGDEEGGKKKKRCPKGPKRWPERNTASWVLLYDVDMLLKYIDERVGAKDWKEKNQYKFFVVDVLSHKKAAPNARILQLLTDLSIPMTCSNKQYGRPEYEICATNESLGWLELENCLPVWSRLNRRNTAGRYRNLPVSKIKKFDVEIEGRLWSLWGNLHPEAPVFEDDVRGRQYLACYVMACCAASVYRLMDWSPHLLDTIVVSGNTYFKESIDQITKEDYEFSLENLNIDCSMDTINFVVHIEHVAYGKLYRVPTFNKMNLSEALIYFFSHYQFGIVSVRKRSLAIGFCPGHDGGYFMYDCQEKDHPLFPKQQGASYMLRTRHLQVLLYCVVVTLNVPFYNIDFSIHKVEMLREGATVENEEEEGGAEEAQF is encoded by the exons ATGAGCAGTTCATCTCCGCCTCTTTGCCAAGATATG ctccaccaaaaaaaaattgcagaAGGCGACGGCCAACTCACCCTCTATAACATACCCACCCAGCTGGAGAAGACCTTCACGGCTGAGATTGTGTTTGGAAATCGTAATATTTATCCGGAACCCAAGGCGGAATCCTACCGACTACA GTACTATAATCGGCCCAGCGAGATCGGGGCCATAATTGTGGCCTTTGTGGAGAGTTTTCGACTCAACCCGGATTTCTGGACGGGCGCCACCATGGACGGAATCCTCAAGCGTGGAGTCAAGCTAACCAAAAAGAGTGCCAGCCTGAACTACAAGTCGGAGGAGAACGACTTCGATATCATTACCCAGGTGGCGGAACGGGAAGCTTCCGTGGAAATAAAAATCCACTTCTCCGGACTTCTGAAAAACGAACCAAACATGTTCAAGGCCCTGTCGCTGTTCTTCTCCAAATACAATGCCTGCATATTCACATCGAGGGACCTGTTTCTACTGATTTGGAAGCGCTGCCTCAACTCCTACTACATCTTCGACCCCAACGGCAGAGACGATCACTGCGAGCGGGACTTCGAGGATGGAAAGTGCTCCCTGATGGCCACCCGATACACCGAACATCTGGTCCACCTTATCACCAAGTTCAGTGACCTGAAGCCCAACGACGAGTTTAACATTTTTGAGATATCGCTTTCCCAGTACGGGAAACTGAAGGAGCCCAAGATCAAGGCTGCGGAGAACGAGGAGTACCACAAACTCTGGGCGGTGGTGAACGAGAACTTTGCGGTTAAAACGGCGGCGTCGGGCGGCATCCACCAGCCGATATCCGGAAACGAGAAGAACGCCTCCCTGGTGGTGTCCCTAATAGCTCTCATCTATGCCGAATTCGAGTTGGCCAAACTCTGGAAGCCGGATACGGTGGACGACATCATCAGGTACGGAGTGGCCTACTATAAGACCCTGCGGAAAAAGTTCAGGCTGGACGGCAAGCGGTGGAAAAACAAGAAGCCCCACCTGAATGTGGTGGATCTGCCGGAAATGTTCCTGATGGGCGCCTTCAAGGCCACGGTTCGGAAGCACCCGTTCATGATCAACGGTCATGTGGCGGACTGCAAGAACTATCTGGAGTCCCAGCTGACCATGGCGCTGCACCAGCTCTTCAACATGCCCCAGTGGCCCGCCGCCCTCCTCCAGATCGACAACTCGGTGTTGGCTCTGTGGCGGGACAGGGAGTTCTTCTACGTCTTCGATCCCTTCAGGAGGAACCGCATCGGTCTGGTGGTCGACCCCGACGACTACACCATCAAGGGCCTGGCCGTCCTCCAGATTCACTCCACTTTCGACTCCTTTGTGCGGGTGATCTACATGAACGCCCTGAAGATGCGACGTGGTGGCAAGTTCTTCATCCACGGGATCCGGACGGGCTGCATCCGACCCCTGCAGGTGATGACTCCGCAGACTAACCGGTTCCCCGCACTCCAAATGGGCCTGCCCACGTTTACGGACGAACCTCCGCCGCCCGAGCTGAGGCAGAAGAAGAGTATCGAGAGCATTCCGGAGGAGGAGCGGTTCCCGACGGTCGAGGAGAAGGAAATGGTGGACGACCTGATCAACATGATCATCAACAACATCATCAAGGAACTGCCAGAACCACAACCCAAGAGGCCTGGACTTTACAAGCCGGCCCAGCAGGTGCTCCTGCGCTCGGATCAGGAGAATCTCCGGGCTCTGCGGCTCAAGATCAAGCGGGGCTACGAGCTGggccaggaggaggaggacgagaaGGTGGTCCTCAccgtggaggaggaggtggcgcTCAAGAGCAACTTCAAGGCCCTGCCAGACGGATCCTGGATCATCGTCGGAACCACCCAGCTCCCTCAGCTGGATGAGGAGATGGCCAAGCTGGGCGGCCTTCTTGCCGGCCTGGTAGCCCTGGCGGTGTCCTCCAAGTACAAGCTCTCCACCTGGAATTCGGAGCTGATAGAGTTTGCCTTGGAGTCGGCCAACAGCTTCGGCGATGACTACCAGAACTACGAGTACATCCTGGCCTGCTTGTTGGCCAAGAAGCTGCCGGACATCGCCATCGGGGAGAGCAACTTCAGCCTGGAGGTCAAGAAGGTGGTAAAGTCCTCGATCATGGTGCCACTGCGCCAGGTCCTGGTGGATCTCCTGAGCGACGGCAACAGACTGCTCCTGGTGTGCCAGCGCTTCTCCTGTGTCATCTTCAAGCGATACAACTTCGTCTACATGTTCATTGGATTCCCATGCAACGCCATCGGCTACAGGAAGGGCGGGTCAGGACCTGCTTGTCTGCTCCGGTTCGTGGAACTGGATGCCCTGATCAAGCGCATAGAGTTCGGGTGCAATCCGCAAGGCTGCTCCGTGATGAACTTCATCGTGGCCAGCATCCAGATGGTCGACAACAACATACATGGCAGGTTCCGGCCGTATGGCAAGGCGGAGGACGACAAGGACGTCAAGCTGGAGACCGCCAGGCAGAAGAAGATCAAGGAAGCGCGGCTGGAGAAGATGCGCTACATCGACGAGGAGCTCAAGAAGGAGAACGAGCGCATCCAGATGTTCCTCAAAGCCAAGCAGGATCACTTGGACCGCAAGGCGGGCAAGAAGC CCAAACCTGAATACCGCGACACTGGCATCGATGAAGGCGAGGGCGAGGAGGGCCTGGACGAAGAGCCCGACATGGAaggcgaggaggaggaggccgagggcgaggaggaggtggagctAAAGCACCGTCCCGGCAAGAAGCTGCCCAAGGAGCTGCGCAAGCCCTACAAGCCGCGTCCGATCCTCTTCGGCTACCGGATGCGCGAGAAGGACTGCAACTTCAAGATCCAGGGCAGCCAGGCGCTCGAGGGACGTGAGGAGGGAAGCTTCAAGGAGATCAAGCCCTGCTACTTCGCATCCGCCCTGGCCATCGTCAGCTGCTCCCTGCGGCCTCTGAACCAATGGAACTCCTACCGCATCGATCGGGTTATCACCAATGCCAAGGCGATCGCCTCCAGGGTCTGTGAACTGGAGTCCGTGTTCGAGCGGGTGGTCCGTCACGTGACCATTGACGACTACGAGTTCGATATCTGGATCCGATGCTTCGAGCCCGCTGGCATGTGGGTTCCCACCCCTATGAAGAAAGCAGGTTCCCCGGAGGCGGGCCTGACCATCTTCAAGAAGAAGTTCGGCAAGCTGCTGAACGTCCGCAAGTACATGATCCTCTTCACTCCGAACGGCAGCTATGCCATCTACCACGACGAGTTCTTCCACGTCTTTGACCCTTACGGCAGCATGGAGAAGCCAGGCGgtgacgaggaggaggaggacgacgacgGAGGCGATGAGGAGGGCGGCAAGAAAAAGAAGCGTTGTCCCAAGGGCCCCAAGCGGTGGCCCGAAAGGAACACCGCCTCCTGGGTGCTCCTGTACGATGTGGACATGCTTCTGAAGTACATCGACGAGCGGGTGGGCGCAAAGGATTGGAAGGAGAAGAACCAGTACAAGTTCTTCGTGGTTGATGTGCTGTCGCACAAGAAGGCGGCTCCGAACGCCAGGATCCTGCAGCTCCTCACCGATCTCTCCATACCCATGACCTGCTCCAATAAGCAGTACGGCCGACCCGAGTACGAGATCTGCGCCACCAACGAGTCCCTGGGCTGGCTGGAGCTGGAGAACTGCCTACCCGTGTGGAGCAGGCTGAACCGCCGCAACACGGCGGGCAGGTACCGCAACCTGCCGGTCAGCAAGATCAAGAAGTTCGACGTGGAGATCGAGGGTCGGCTGTGGTCGCTCTGGGGCAACCTGCACCCGGAGGCGCCTGTCTTCGAGGACGATGTCCGTGGCCGCCAGTATCTGGCCTGCTACGTGATGGCCTGTTGCGCAGCCAGTGTCTACCGGCTGATGGACTGGAGCCCCCACCTCCTCGACACGATCGTGGTCAGCGGCAACACCTACTTCAAGGAGAGCATCGACCAGATCACCAAGGAGGACTACGAGTTCTCCCTGGAGAACCTCAACATCGACTGCTCCATGGACACCATCAACTTTGTGG
- the ebd2 gene encoding uncharacterized protein ebd2 — MATIAALPTATLRRNSNKNNSNKGAKSRRNERNILTFYEKIAVIRYYDETNISRNSLAKMFHCCATQIRRILDKKKELLQQLATLSEADASIIIEEMTRKRRKFEMSAISFLLREWVERCRQLHLNISITNQKLKDTALRMAAILNLPSFRPSYRWLNRFRGKYKYEGDELGYQGESPVNQDLPVEEIIVEFKNALPNFMQRELSDTPEGVNVADLVNLSSENSLMSDHQDEEDEVVEVVTCEPSVLPSPPTSSEKGEEELFLKEEDLPSEDQMNAGTSTLLNGVFPHLAIIHQFALMNSDIQALELISQLGVHMQQQAMSGAYGKLSLATESEGGPTTLPELPPGSIYADIDDIELIE; from the exons ATGGCTACTATAGCGGCATTGCCAACGGCGACGTTGCGGCGCAAtagcaataaaaacaacagcaacaagggG GCCAAATCGCGACGGAATGAACGAAATATCCTTACGTTTTACGAAAAGATTGCCGTGATCCGGTACTACGACGAGACCAACATCTCGAGGAATAGTTTGGCCAAAATGTTCCACTGCTGTGCCACCCAAATCAGACGCATCCTGGACAAGAAGAAGGAACTGCTCCAACAACTGGCTACTCTGAGTGAAGCGGATGCCTCCATAATAATCGAGGAGATGACCCGGAAGCGTAGAAAGTTTGAAATGAGCGCCATAAGCTTCCTTTTGAGGGAGTGGGTGGAGAGATGCAGGCAGCTACATCTGAATATCAGTATCACGAACCAGAAGCTCAAGGATACTGCTCTGAGAATGGCTGCCATATTGAACCTCCCGTCCTTCCGACCCTCCTATCGCTGGCTGAACCGATTCCGTGGAAAGTATAAATACGAAGGCGATGAACTGGGTTACCAGGGAGAGAGTCCTGTCAACCAGGACCTGCCCGTGGAGGAGATCATAGTGGAGTTTAAGAACGCGTTGCCCAACTTTATGCAAAGGGAATTGTCAGACACACCTGAGGGGGTCAACGTTGCCGACTTGGTGAATCTCTCCAGTGAGAACAGCTTGATGTCAGATCACCAGGACGAAGAGGATGAAGTTGTGGAAGTGGTTACTTGTGAACCCAGTGTCTTACCTTCCCCACCTACTTCTTCGGAGAAAGGGGAAGAGGAACTTTTCCTGAAAGAGGAGGACCTTCCGTCCGAGGATCAAATGAACGCGGGGACCAGCACCCTGCTGAATGGAGTCTTTCCCCACCTGGCCATCATCCACCAGTTTGCACTGATGAACTCGGACATCCAGGCCCTGGAGCTGATCTCCCAGCTGGGGGTGCACATGCAACAGCAGGCCATGTCCGGGGCCTATGGAAAGCTGTCGCTGGCGACGGAAAGTGAAGGTGGCCCTACCACTCTGCCGGAACTTCCTCCGGGGAGCATTTATGCAGACATAGACGATATAGAGTTGATAGAGTAG
- the LOC108126383 gene encoding uncharacterized protein isoform X1, translating to MLKKFVEVNADCSPSANPYEVRTYLGNENPPEWKAEFCPPRDRVCQKRAPNSTISQVMTIEDELRRIHQKSAESRFIRPYKKKCALYDEYTMCIIPQRTPAELKENAEMRERLLLARKEFGLVEHDARQKRVCARDLVVLNSPMDMGEEEEDEEGDEEEETEVKPQLATPDCSSDMIIIPDKRMLELKRPKSRIYLNETEVGPLEELPFPSYNPRVLQEALDGENIKTFDLIEGCSPQDLWTWNVGYQKREEELDEQFISASLPRYEGDGQLTLYNIPTQLEKTFTAEIVFGNRNIYPEPKAESYRLQYYNRPSEIGAIIVAFVESFRLNPDFWTGATMDGILKRGVKLTKKSASLNYKSEENDFDIITQVAEREASVEIKIHFSGLLKNEPNMFKALSLFFSKYNACIFTSRDLFLLIWKRCLNSYYIFDPNGRDDHCERDFEDGKCSLMATRYTEHLVHLITKFSDLKPNDEFNIFEISLSQYGKLKEPKIKAAENEEYHKLWAVVNENFAVKTAASGGIHQPISGNEKNASLVVSLIALIYAEFELAKLWKPDTVDDIIRYGVAYYKTLRKKFRLDGKRWKNKKPHLNVVDLPEMFLMGAFKATVRKHPFMINGHVADCKNYLESQLTMALHQLFNMPQWPAALLQIDNSVLALWRDREFFYVFDPFRRNRIGLVVDPDDYTIKGLAVLQIHSTFDSFVRVIYMNALKMRRGGKFFIHGIRTGCIRPLQVMTPQTNRFPALQMGLPTFTDEPPPPELRQKKSIESIPEEERFPTVEEKEMVDDLINMIINNIIKELPEPQPKRPGLYKPAQQVLLRSDQENLRALRLKIKRGYELGQEEEDEKVVLTVEEEVALKSNFKALPDGSWIIVGTTQLPQLDEEMAKLGGLLAGLVALAVSSKYKLSTWNSELIEFALESANSFGDDYQNYEYILACLLAKKLPDIAIGESNFSLEVKKVVKSSIMVPLRQVLVDLLSDGNRLLLVCQRFSCVIFKRYNFVYMFIGFPCNAIGYRKGGSGPACLLRFVELDALIKRIEFGCNPQGCSVMNFIVASIQMVDNNIHGRFRPYGKAEDDKDVKLETARQKKIKEARLEKMRYIDEELKKENERIQMFLKAKQDHLDRKAGKKPKPEYRDTGIDEGEGEEGLDEEPDMEGEEEEAEGEEEVELKHRPGKKLPKELRKPYKPRPILFGYRMREKDCNFKIQGSQALEGREEGSFKEIKPCYFASALAIVSCSLRPLNQWNSYRIDRVITNAKAIASRVCELESVFERVVRHVTIDDYEFDIWIRCFEPAGMWVPTPMKKAGSPEAGLTIFKKKFGKLLNVRKYMILFTPNGSYAIYHDEFFHVFDPYGSMEKPGGDEEEEDDDGGDEEGGKKKKRCPKGPKRWPERNTASWVLLYDVDMLLKYIDERVGAKDWKEKNQYKFFVVDVLSHKKAAPNARILQLLTDLSIPMTCSNKQYGRPEYEICATNESLGWLELENCLPVWSRLNRRNTAGRYRNLPVSKIKKFDVEIEGRLWSLWGNLHPEAPVFEDDVRGRQYLACYVMACCAASVYRLMDWSPHLLDTIVVSGNTYFKESIDQITKEDYEFSLENLNIDCSMDTINFVVHIEHVAYGKLYRVPTFNKMNLSEALIYFFSHYQFGIVSVRKRSLAIGFCPGHDGGYFMYDCQEKDHPLFPKQQGASYMLRTRHLQVLLYCVVVTLNVPFYNIDFSIHKVEMLREGATVENEEEEGGAEEAQF from the exons atgttgaaaaaattCGTGGAAGTTAATGCGGACTGCAGCCCCTCCGCCAATCCGTACGAGGTGCGCACCTACCTGGGCAATGAAAACCCTCCGGAGTGGAAGGCAGAGTTCTGCCCGCCTCGCGATCGTGTCTGCCAGAAGAGGGCGCCCAATTCCACGATCTCCCAGGTGATGACCATCGAGGATGAGCTGCGCAGGATTCACCAGAAGTCAGCAGAGTCCCGGTTCATCCGTCCCTATAAAAAGAAGTGCGCCCTGTACGACGAATACACCATGTGCATCATTCCGCAACGCACTCCGGCCGAGCTGAAGGAAAACGCTGAGATGCGCGAGCGCCTGCTCCTGGCTCGCAAGGAGTTCGGCCTGGTCGAGCACGATGCCCGTCAGAAGAGGGTGTGTGCTAGGGATCTGGTGGTGCTCAACAGCCCCATGGACATgggcgaggaggaggaggacgaggagggCGATGAGGAGGAAGAGACGGAGGTTAAGCCTCAGTTGGCCACTCCGGACTGTAGCTCGGATATGATCATTATTCCGGATAAGCGTATG CTTGAGCTTAAACGTCCCAAAAGTCGCATCTACTTGAACGAGACGGAAGTGGGTCCCCTAGAAGAGCTACCTTTTCCCTCGTACAATCCGCGGGTCCTGCAAGAGGCCTTGGATGGCGAAAACATCAAGACCTTTGACCTGATCGAGGGCTGCAGTCCCCAGGACCTGTGGACCTGGAACGTCGGGTATCAGAAGCGCGAAGAGGAGTTGGATGAGCAGTTCATCTCCGCCTCTTTGCCAAGATATG aAGGCGACGGCCAACTCACCCTCTATAACATACCCACCCAGCTGGAGAAGACCTTCACGGCTGAGATTGTGTTTGGAAATCGTAATATTTATCCGGAACCCAAGGCGGAATCCTACCGACTACA GTACTATAATCGGCCCAGCGAGATCGGGGCCATAATTGTGGCCTTTGTGGAGAGTTTTCGACTCAACCCGGATTTCTGGACGGGCGCCACCATGGACGGAATCCTCAAGCGTGGAGTCAAGCTAACCAAAAAGAGTGCCAGCCTGAACTACAAGTCGGAGGAGAACGACTTCGATATCATTACCCAGGTGGCGGAACGGGAAGCTTCCGTGGAAATAAAAATCCACTTCTCCGGACTTCTGAAAAACGAACCAAACATGTTCAAGGCCCTGTCGCTGTTCTTCTCCAAATACAATGCCTGCATATTCACATCGAGGGACCTGTTTCTACTGATTTGGAAGCGCTGCCTCAACTCCTACTACATCTTCGACCCCAACGGCAGAGACGATCACTGCGAGCGGGACTTCGAGGATGGAAAGTGCTCCCTGATGGCCACCCGATACACCGAACATCTGGTCCACCTTATCACCAAGTTCAGTGACCTGAAGCCCAACGACGAGTTTAACATTTTTGAGATATCGCTTTCCCAGTACGGGAAACTGAAGGAGCCCAAGATCAAGGCTGCGGAGAACGAGGAGTACCACAAACTCTGGGCGGTGGTGAACGAGAACTTTGCGGTTAAAACGGCGGCGTCGGGCGGCATCCACCAGCCGATATCCGGAAACGAGAAGAACGCCTCCCTGGTGGTGTCCCTAATAGCTCTCATCTATGCCGAATTCGAGTTGGCCAAACTCTGGAAGCCGGATACGGTGGACGACATCATCAGGTACGGAGTGGCCTACTATAAGACCCTGCGGAAAAAGTTCAGGCTGGACGGCAAGCGGTGGAAAAACAAGAAGCCCCACCTGAATGTGGTGGATCTGCCGGAAATGTTCCTGATGGGCGCCTTCAAGGCCACGGTTCGGAAGCACCCGTTCATGATCAACGGTCATGTGGCGGACTGCAAGAACTATCTGGAGTCCCAGCTGACCATGGCGCTGCACCAGCTCTTCAACATGCCCCAGTGGCCCGCCGCCCTCCTCCAGATCGACAACTCGGTGTTGGCTCTGTGGCGGGACAGGGAGTTCTTCTACGTCTTCGATCCCTTCAGGAGGAACCGCATCGGTCTGGTGGTCGACCCCGACGACTACACCATCAAGGGCCTGGCCGTCCTCCAGATTCACTCCACTTTCGACTCCTTTGTGCGGGTGATCTACATGAACGCCCTGAAGATGCGACGTGGTGGCAAGTTCTTCATCCACGGGATCCGGACGGGCTGCATCCGACCCCTGCAGGTGATGACTCCGCAGACTAACCGGTTCCCCGCACTCCAAATGGGCCTGCCCACGTTTACGGACGAACCTCCGCCGCCCGAGCTGAGGCAGAAGAAGAGTATCGAGAGCATTCCGGAGGAGGAGCGGTTCCCGACGGTCGAGGAGAAGGAAATGGTGGACGACCTGATCAACATGATCATCAACAACATCATCAAGGAACTGCCAGAACCACAACCCAAGAGGCCTGGACTTTACAAGCCGGCCCAGCAGGTGCTCCTGCGCTCGGATCAGGAGAATCTCCGGGCTCTGCGGCTCAAGATCAAGCGGGGCTACGAGCTGggccaggaggaggaggacgagaaGGTGGTCCTCAccgtggaggaggaggtggcgcTCAAGAGCAACTTCAAGGCCCTGCCAGACGGATCCTGGATCATCGTCGGAACCACCCAGCTCCCTCAGCTGGATGAGGAGATGGCCAAGCTGGGCGGCCTTCTTGCCGGCCTGGTAGCCCTGGCGGTGTCCTCCAAGTACAAGCTCTCCACCTGGAATTCGGAGCTGATAGAGTTTGCCTTGGAGTCGGCCAACAGCTTCGGCGATGACTACCAGAACTACGAGTACATCCTGGCCTGCTTGTTGGCCAAGAAGCTGCCGGACATCGCCATCGGGGAGAGCAACTTCAGCCTGGAGGTCAAGAAGGTGGTAAAGTCCTCGATCATGGTGCCACTGCGCCAGGTCCTGGTGGATCTCCTGAGCGACGGCAACAGACTGCTCCTGGTGTGCCAGCGCTTCTCCTGTGTCATCTTCAAGCGATACAACTTCGTCTACATGTTCATTGGATTCCCATGCAACGCCATCGGCTACAGGAAGGGCGGGTCAGGACCTGCTTGTCTGCTCCGGTTCGTGGAACTGGATGCCCTGATCAAGCGCATAGAGTTCGGGTGCAATCCGCAAGGCTGCTCCGTGATGAACTTCATCGTGGCCAGCATCCAGATGGTCGACAACAACATACATGGCAGGTTCCGGCCGTATGGCAAGGCGGAGGACGACAAGGACGTCAAGCTGGAGACCGCCAGGCAGAAGAAGATCAAGGAAGCGCGGCTGGAGAAGATGCGCTACATCGACGAGGAGCTCAAGAAGGAGAACGAGCGCATCCAGATGTTCCTCAAAGCCAAGCAGGATCACTTGGACCGCAAGGCGGGCAAGAAGC CCAAACCTGAATACCGCGACACTGGCATCGATGAAGGCGAGGGCGAGGAGGGCCTGGACGAAGAGCCCGACATGGAaggcgaggaggaggaggccgagggcgaggaggaggtggagctAAAGCACCGTCCCGGCAAGAAGCTGCCCAAGGAGCTGCGCAAGCCCTACAAGCCGCGTCCGATCCTCTTCGGCTACCGGATGCGCGAGAAGGACTGCAACTTCAAGATCCAGGGCAGCCAGGCGCTCGAGGGACGTGAGGAGGGAAGCTTCAAGGAGATCAAGCCCTGCTACTTCGCATCCGCCCTGGCCATCGTCAGCTGCTCCCTGCGGCCTCTGAACCAATGGAACTCCTACCGCATCGATCGGGTTATCACCAATGCCAAGGCGATCGCCTCCAGGGTCTGTGAACTGGAGTCCGTGTTCGAGCGGGTGGTCCGTCACGTGACCATTGACGACTACGAGTTCGATATCTGGATCCGATGCTTCGAGCCCGCTGGCATGTGGGTTCCCACCCCTATGAAGAAAGCAGGTTCCCCGGAGGCGGGCCTGACCATCTTCAAGAAGAAGTTCGGCAAGCTGCTGAACGTCCGCAAGTACATGATCCTCTTCACTCCGAACGGCAGCTATGCCATCTACCACGACGAGTTCTTCCACGTCTTTGACCCTTACGGCAGCATGGAGAAGCCAGGCGgtgacgaggaggaggaggacgacgacgGAGGCGATGAGGAGGGCGGCAAGAAAAAGAAGCGTTGTCCCAAGGGCCCCAAGCGGTGGCCCGAAAGGAACACCGCCTCCTGGGTGCTCCTGTACGATGTGGACATGCTTCTGAAGTACATCGACGAGCGGGTGGGCGCAAAGGATTGGAAGGAGAAGAACCAGTACAAGTTCTTCGTGGTTGATGTGCTGTCGCACAAGAAGGCGGCTCCGAACGCCAGGATCCTGCAGCTCCTCACCGATCTCTCCATACCCATGACCTGCTCCAATAAGCAGTACGGCCGACCCGAGTACGAGATCTGCGCCACCAACGAGTCCCTGGGCTGGCTGGAGCTGGAGAACTGCCTACCCGTGTGGAGCAGGCTGAACCGCCGCAACACGGCGGGCAGGTACCGCAACCTGCCGGTCAGCAAGATCAAGAAGTTCGACGTGGAGATCGAGGGTCGGCTGTGGTCGCTCTGGGGCAACCTGCACCCGGAGGCGCCTGTCTTCGAGGACGATGTCCGTGGCCGCCAGTATCTGGCCTGCTACGTGATGGCCTGTTGCGCAGCCAGTGTCTACCGGCTGATGGACTGGAGCCCCCACCTCCTCGACACGATCGTGGTCAGCGGCAACACCTACTTCAAGGAGAGCATCGACCAGATCACCAAGGAGGACTACGAGTTCTCCCTGGAGAACCTCAACATCGACTGCTCCATGGACACCATCAACTTTGTGG